Proteins encoded by one window of Calidithermus timidus DSM 17022:
- a CDS encoding translocation/assembly module TamB domain-containing protein, giving the protein MQSLVLGEILKAAGFKGEWRGTGGYLLTGLELRGVRLEKPGIELEGERIQLEYGLTGLFRRELPIRLRLKNVKALLNWEEIFRPQPAAEAQLKLKVDELKLEGVEVGFDEAKKLVLPPLKITLRGDGPTYAFTATLPAGSASGQLRRAGREFEAWELRAEGEVRALSYWYPGLEDGSFQTRWTLSPRGIEGHSRLENAQVSVVGLTITHISGPVDFKHNVVTANLTGSALGAPVVGDATVDIGAQNYSFRVQGRPKLAELARSYGLVLPVEGGGPLVLEGRGWENLVITGGYEGQGRLLNEPLSYKGTLGFDKVFRLNAAVQGRFFDRGYVAGVKLVGQDYTVDLKDSLGSLLQLTGRGNATRGQGRLTLPKPLLGEAGVSFYSQGSRWSAEVLSRTVNLPPIAKPFDLSGRLSGEGSRVWGRLGQVGLSGSWNDLALDLGRLELVVGSLSGKGRLEGGRFSADLLYDSDYARFPLAVRQEGRVWRFFNDYASGRFAEGILDLSVSRLPLRLGTDFVLSGEARYARNRFSGNWRLLGDWAEVEGVLEGLGTRYGGEVRTPLGRLPLRGVADGRGVRASLDTLQIRAGSEGVRVQGPLKLGFIRAQADLSYQGGLFGGTAQLETPWLEARLEGRGGSLWADTSGYARLFGPLWPGTALQGRLTLPDFGPLKVAQVPLHLDLKEARIGEGRVRWGGKFPFTLVLPVQIGGQEATLSAQGDLEQGSLRLQHPWGQVQGRGAWKALQLRGRLELPFLGPIDLSASADLFRAAYAGRLDSSKLGGGLRFSGQGANLSYSGNFQQGKLVLSGAYARRTIPEGLRLRLEARGYDLQALGVPGRLEGTWSERGGSLRLDSAYGQLSAQGRDLLGRLTLSGDTRWGTLRAFADARGLSAEARLDIPHLSGTLRLEGPWSDLQLRGSGGYALPYLEPAQWSLSADVRRQTWSLEGPLQLRGQGLKYQGRLRWPYAALGRQGLLSGELSGESTDLKAELTGHFAGVPLRLSAQLDRPSLEGLRARLTLPEGQATLRQGRVSFDLEAASLAKAFDQPIRGRLRGEIGLDATGQADGELVAWDQRVRLEYRDRQVVAFLPEQALGVRFRLPTDSQMLLEGLGDLQGSVQVLPVPSGELRYSRQGWELWVRAAGSRERPTLELEAHSPWGDLHSQAAIDLQAQASQGRLRLRSEWVQADLGFATEGTRYRLSGGLEPRQYLKQPGVLQVEGEGSRWSARWSGATLRLVAAGVGAGLEQARLSGQAELEALQRRFALDGDLLYTSRAISGALSLRTIPFGAAEQVALVLEGLGEGLAARGEAFGVAVNARSDLQGRLSGSLRYQKALGRARLEADATLGGTLSQPLLQGSGRVLGEGASVGLRFGYQGQPWLEAQGPGVDLSYRAGEAEVRLDTDLGPFTGLPLRLESSAQGPLESLVLPLRLSGEGLEARGQFALQGLEGTLQGLYRGQGFVLRYKEALSLELSGPYLRGEARWQDGSAKGRLNLDLPIPNGRLVGEADLERGLLRLEGREGWRGELSAELLGGYSTDAALRLQGELSGPLQLQAQLTARPFSREVWGEARVGLEGWGALGLVGQGRSVAVSGLEGLEPLQASLDLEKLSATWRYGGALPRNLGELEAQGVLLLQGELGGRLNYRYSVLRTRVEADATLGGTLSQPLLQGSGRVLGEGASVGLRFGYQGQPWLEAQGPGVDLSYRAGEAEVRLDTDLGPFTGLPLRLESSAQGPLESLILPLKLSGQGFEASGQLRPVGLEASLEGRYREQQFVLRYDKQLQAELKGPYLRGQVRLEGNRPSGLLDVDLPIPNGRLVGEADLERGLLRLEGREGWRGELSAELLGGYSADPTVQIDGDLQGLFGLEARLRARPARREVEGEARLGLPEWGTLRLVGRGRQVEVQGLEAIAPLRGTLDLEALSARWSYDGELPRGLGELEARGAYPGQWLEGRWSFYGKTLELRSQDQQLLAQGEGLRARVSAAGLAGRLQGFSYGGLTLDGQVEGPWSKLTFDLGWKALGRSGRVRGSYATGQLEAALQGDLAGQVAYARSWSGELRLREGILTLSGEKPIPTVQARALGLTASLEYPRLRLSAGSEPGLEVDLATRQATGRLRQWGVSFEGQGRSVIASYPLGEGQLRAELGLEDFAVGLTAPGLGEGQLEYRHSRLTGQLEAALYGLELRLEGRGDKVALSGQHASTEWLPWQQGRLEGSVSLGGEWQLDYRAAQGEEVLRARGQGAEGRLEAEGRWLRGNLAYGGVDAGWNGGLDLDLPLEPISARLKLELQARRELQAKGSVVGTSGEIDLEASLAQEGLVAQATLKEVLIEELPLLSDRLPFLRGRITGKASYRPNQLEVVLQSQDLEVRSEEDPLDIDSLERKIRQERRGLPLKLTARYQGGGVEGELELGNSRASVRRVGDELDVQVRAVAFPLHWLVSAWAGTLDGEATWTGEANLRYNLKDFWKSRGSLIGQALHFSSSKESLQGQAVFRFAGERLYVERLQLDGAGSWRGQGYLGRRGSDFELRLENTTFTPVLQVIPQLRPYVPEGSGTVLLSVRDQELNLDLENFRFKLGPVAAETPRARLRIGETAQAEGRLELTAPYPAEADLSGSGSLSGFTINAKGQANFPLLPPNQPFTLTFGYPGYTINAELPNQGARLYLSLFPHLAGALVGELPVSYPRYFLKGGQVYAGVNIQQEQGIYKLNGTIEVLRAELGLPPGETELSIPATTDQASSTPTTRSPVEFINLRVMASRGVLIQEPLLNGELAGDVYLNGPMSNPYLTGSVVPLQGNIRLWDRNFTILHSYQDATSEAVFSPDKGILPDVTLVAQTKVPTERGNVEVTAVLKSHFVREDGRIKARLEPTFSATHPEENRPLTLAEIAGVLIFGRIDAQTDVQNLATSAGVALTNFLVGQIEGQLAQALGLDRVVVTVRGLGDGERFEETTFTFGKYITPELYLQTQVDFQFRVNFLAEYQLDGLRIRFGLDNLGSAYPNLSFGLGYFFTPNFGLDLSLRSEQQGGQTDNRFGVGLQIRF; this is encoded by the coding sequence GTGCAATCGCTGGTGCTGGGTGAGATCCTCAAGGCTGCGGGCTTTAAGGGCGAGTGGAGGGGGACCGGGGGCTATCTCCTTACCGGGCTCGAGCTGCGCGGGGTGCGGCTGGAGAAGCCGGGTATCGAGCTCGAGGGGGAGCGGATCCAGCTCGAGTACGGGCTTACCGGTCTGTTCCGCCGTGAGCTGCCCATCCGCCTTCGCCTCAAAAACGTCAAGGCCTTGTTGAACTGGGAGGAGATCTTCCGACCCCAGCCCGCCGCAGAGGCCCAGCTCAAGCTCAAGGTGGACGAGCTCAAGCTCGAGGGGGTTGAAGTCGGCTTCGACGAGGCCAAGAAGCTGGTCCTGCCACCGCTGAAGATCACCCTTCGGGGCGACGGCCCAACCTACGCTTTCACCGCCACCTTGCCCGCGGGCTCGGCCAGCGGGCAACTGCGCCGCGCCGGGCGGGAGTTCGAGGCCTGGGAGCTGCGGGCTGAGGGCGAGGTGCGGGCGCTGAGCTACTGGTACCCCGGCCTCGAGGACGGAAGCTTCCAAACCCGTTGGACCCTCTCGCCGCGGGGGATTGAAGGGCACAGCCGGCTCGAGAACGCCCAGGTCAGCGTCGTGGGCCTGACCATCACCCACATCTCCGGTCCGGTGGACTTCAAGCACAACGTCGTCACCGCCAACCTCACCGGGTCTGCCTTGGGTGCTCCGGTGGTGGGCGACGCCACGGTGGACATTGGCGCCCAGAACTACAGCTTCCGCGTGCAGGGCCGTCCTAAGCTGGCCGAGCTGGCCAGGAGCTACGGGCTGGTGCTGCCGGTGGAGGGGGGCGGACCGCTGGTGCTGGAGGGCCGGGGCTGGGAAAACCTGGTCATCACCGGCGGGTACGAGGGCCAGGGCCGGTTGCTGAACGAGCCGCTGAGCTACAAGGGCACCCTGGGCTTCGACAAGGTCTTTCGCCTTAACGCCGCCGTCCAGGGGCGCTTCTTCGACCGCGGCTACGTGGCGGGGGTCAAGCTGGTGGGCCAGGACTACACCGTCGACCTCAAGGACAGCCTGGGCAGCCTGCTGCAACTCACCGGTCGGGGCAACGCCACGCGGGGCCAGGGGCGGCTCACCCTGCCCAAACCCCTGCTGGGCGAGGCGGGGGTGAGCTTCTACAGCCAGGGGAGTCGCTGGAGCGCTGAGGTGCTGTCCAGGACAGTCAACCTGCCGCCGATCGCCAAGCCCTTCGACCTTTCGGGCCGCCTCTCGGGCGAGGGAAGCCGGGTGTGGGGGCGGCTGGGCCAGGTGGGGTTGTCGGGGAGCTGGAACGACCTGGCGCTGGATTTGGGGCGCCTCGAGCTGGTCGTGGGCAGCCTCAGCGGCAAGGGCCGCCTCGAGGGTGGTCGCTTTAGCGCCGACTTGCTCTACGACTCCGACTACGCCCGCTTTCCCCTGGCGGTGCGCCAGGAGGGGCGGGTATGGCGCTTCTTCAACGACTACGCCAGCGGGCGCTTTGCCGAAGGGATACTCGACCTCAGCGTCAGCCGCCTGCCCCTGCGGTTGGGGACCGACTTCGTCCTCAGCGGCGAGGCCCGTTACGCCCGAAACCGCTTCTCGGGGAACTGGCGCCTGCTGGGCGACTGGGCCGAGGTGGAAGGGGTGCTCGAGGGCCTGGGTACACGCTACGGCGGCGAGGTGCGTACCCCGCTGGGCAGGCTGCCCTTGCGGGGCGTGGCCGACGGGCGGGGGGTGCGGGCCAGCCTCGACACGCTGCAAATCCGCGCGGGGAGCGAGGGGGTGCGGGTGCAGGGGCCGCTGAAGCTGGGCTTCATCCGGGCCCAGGCCGACCTCAGCTACCAGGGTGGGCTCTTCGGCGGGACTGCCCAGCTCGAGACCCCCTGGCTCGAGGCCCGGCTCGAGGGGCGCGGCGGGAGCCTATGGGCCGATACCAGTGGCTATGCTCGCCTCTTTGGCCCCCTCTGGCCCGGTACCGCCCTTCAGGGCCGCCTGACCCTGCCCGACTTCGGTCCCCTTAAAGTGGCCCAGGTGCCGCTCCACCTCGACCTGAAGGAGGCTCGCATCGGCGAGGGGCGGGTGCGGTGGGGTGGGAAGTTCCCCTTCACGCTGGTCCTGCCCGTGCAGATCGGCGGGCAGGAGGCCACCCTCAGCGCCCAGGGTGACCTCGAGCAGGGCAGCCTGCGCCTGCAGCACCCCTGGGGCCAGGTACAGGGGCGCGGAGCCTGGAAGGCCCTGCAGCTGCGGGGTAGGCTCGAGCTGCCCTTCCTGGGCCCGATAGACCTGAGCGCGAGCGCCGACTTGTTCCGGGCGGCCTACGCAGGCCGGTTGGACTCGAGCAAGCTGGGTGGCGGACTGCGCTTTTCGGGTCAGGGGGCCAACCTCAGCTACAGCGGCAATTTTCAGCAAGGAAAGCTGGTGCTGAGCGGGGCTTACGCCAGGAGGACGATCCCCGAGGGGTTGCGCCTGCGGCTGGAGGCCAGGGGGTACGACCTGCAAGCGCTAGGGGTGCCGGGGAGGCTCGAGGGCACCTGGAGCGAACGGGGCGGCAGCCTGCGGCTGGACAGCGCTTACGGCCAGCTCAGCGCCCAGGGCAGGGACCTGCTGGGGCGGCTAACCTTGAGCGGCGACACCCGCTGGGGCACGCTGCGGGCCTTTGCCGATGCCCGCGGCCTGAGCGCCGAAGCCAGGCTGGACATCCCCCACCTCAGCGGCACGCTGCGCCTGGAGGGCCCCTGGAGCGACCTCCAGCTGCGGGGTTCGGGCGGCTATGCGCTGCCCTACCTCGAGCCCGCTCAATGGAGCCTGAGCGCCGATGTGCGCCGCCAGACCTGGAGCCTGGAGGGCCCGCTGCAATTGCGGGGCCAGGGGCTGAAGTACCAGGGCCGCCTACGCTGGCCTTACGCCGCGCTGGGCCGGCAGGGGTTGCTGAGCGGTGAGCTGAGCGGGGAGTCCACCGACCTCAAAGCCGAGCTGACGGGTCACTTCGCCGGGGTTCCGCTGCGGCTGTCGGCCCAGCTCGATCGGCCCAGCCTCGAGGGCTTGCGAGCCCGGCTGACCCTGCCCGAGGGGCAGGCCACCTTGCGCCAGGGGCGGGTGAGCTTCGACCTCGAGGCCGCTTCTTTGGCCAAAGCCTTCGACCAGCCCATCCGGGGCCGCCTCAGGGGCGAGATCGGGCTAGACGCCACCGGGCAGGCCGACGGGGAACTGGTGGCCTGGGATCAGCGGGTGCGGCTGGAGTACCGAGACCGGCAGGTCGTGGCCTTCCTGCCCGAGCAGGCCTTGGGGGTCAGGTTCCGCCTGCCTACCGATTCTCAGATGCTGCTGGAGGGGTTGGGCGATTTGCAGGGCAGCGTCCAGGTGCTCCCAGTGCCCTCAGGGGAGCTGCGCTATAGCCGCCAGGGCTGGGAGCTGTGGGTCCGGGCGGCGGGCAGCCGCGAACGGCCTACCCTGGAGCTCGAGGCCCACAGCCCCTGGGGCGACCTTCACAGCCAAGCTGCCATCGACTTGCAGGCCCAGGCCAGCCAGGGCCGCCTGCGCTTGCGCAGCGAGTGGGTCCAGGCCGACCTGGGCTTTGCCACCGAGGGCACCCGCTACCGCCTGAGCGGGGGGCTCGAGCCCAGGCAGTACCTCAAGCAGCCCGGCGTGCTGCAGGTTGAGGGGGAGGGAAGCCGTTGGAGCGCCAGGTGGTCGGGGGCGACCTTGCGGCTGGTGGCCGCCGGGGTGGGGGCCGGGTTAGAGCAGGCTCGCCTGAGCGGGCAGGCCGAGCTCGAGGCCCTCCAGCGCCGGTTTGCCCTCGACGGAGACCTGCTCTACACCAGCCGGGCCATCTCCGGGGCCCTCAGCCTGAGGACGATCCCCTTTGGGGCGGCAGAGCAAGTCGCGCTGGTGCTGGAGGGCTTGGGGGAGGGACTCGCGGCCAGGGGTGAGGCTTTTGGGGTGGCGGTGAACGCCAGGAGCGATCTGCAGGGTCGGCTCTCGGGCAGTTTGCGCTACCAGAAGGCTTTGGGTCGGGCCCGGCTCGAGGCCGACGCCACGCTGGGTGGAACGCTGAGCCAGCCGCTGCTGCAGGGCAGCGGGCGGGTGCTGGGCGAGGGGGCGAGCGTCGGGCTGCGCTTTGGCTACCAAGGTCAGCCCTGGCTCGAGGCCCAGGGTCCCGGGGTCGACCTGAGCTACCGGGCCGGGGAGGCGGAGGTGCGGCTCGACACCGACTTGGGACCTTTTACCGGGCTGCCGCTCCGGTTGGAGAGCAGCGCCCAGGGGCCGCTGGAGAGCCTGGTGCTACCGCTGCGCCTGAGCGGGGAGGGCTTGGAGGCCAGGGGACAGTTCGCGCTGCAGGGGCTCGAGGGCACCCTGCAGGGGCTGTACCGCGGCCAAGGCTTCGTCCTGCGTTACAAGGAAGCCCTCAGCCTCGAGCTGAGTGGTCCCTACCTGCGGGGTGAGGCCCGCTGGCAGGACGGCAGCGCCAAGGGGCGGCTGAACCTAGACCTCCCCATTCCCAACGGTCGGCTGGTGGGCGAAGCCGATTTGGAGCGGGGCCTGCTGCGCCTGGAGGGCCGCGAGGGCTGGCGGGGGGAGCTGAGCGCCGAGCTGCTGGGTGGCTACTCCACCGACGCGGCGCTGCGGCTTCAGGGCGAACTTTCGGGGCCGCTGCAATTGCAGGCTCAGCTCACCGCGCGACCCTTTTCGCGCGAGGTGTGGGGCGAGGCGCGCGTGGGGCTGGAGGGCTGGGGTGCGCTGGGGCTGGTGGGGCAGGGCAGGAGCGTCGCGGTCAGCGGGTTGGAGGGGCTCGAGCCCCTCCAGGCCAGCCTCGACCTGGAAAAGCTCAGCGCCACCTGGCGCTACGGCGGGGCCCTGCCGCGCAACCTGGGTGAACTGGAGGCTCAGGGGGTGCTGCTTTTGCAGGGCGAGCTCGGCGGCAGGCTCAACTACCGCTACAGCGTGCTGCGTACGCGCGTCGAGGCCGACGCCACGCTGGGTGGGACGCTGAGCCAGCCGCTGCTGCAGGGCAGCGGGCGGGTGCTGGGCGAGGGNGCGAGCGTCGGGCTGCGCTTTGGCTACCAAGGTCAGCCCTGGCTCGAGGCCCAGGGTCCCGGGGTCGACCTGAGCTACCGGGCCGGGGAGGCGGAGGTGCGGCTCGACACCGACTTGGGGCCTTTTACCGGGCTGCCGCTCCGGTTGGAGAGCAGCGCCCAGGGGCCGCTGGAGAGCCTCATCTTGCCGCTCAAGCTCAGCGGGCAGGGGTTCGAAGCCAGCGGGCAGCTCAGGCCGGTGGGCCTGGAGGCCAGCCTCGAGGGCCGCTACCGGGAACAGCAATTCGTCCTGCGCTATGACAAGCAACTCCAGGCCGAGCTCAAAGGCCCCTACCTGCGGGGTCAGGTGCGGCTGGAGGGCAATCGTCCCAGCGGCCTTCTGGACGTAGACCTCCCCATTCCCAACGGTCGGCTGGTGGGCGAAGCCGATTTGGAGCGGGGCCTGCTGCGCCTGGAGGGCCGCGAGGGCTGGCGGGGGGAGCTGAGCGCCGAGCTGCTGGGTGGCTACTCGGCCGACCCCACCGTGCAGATCGACGGTGACCTTCAGGGGCTCTTCGGCCTCGAGGCCCGCCTGCGGGCCCGTCCGGCCCGGCGCGAGGTCGAGGGCGAGGCCAGGCTGGGTCTGCCGGAGTGGGGTACGCTACGGCTGGTGGGGCGGGGCCGGCAGGTGGAGGTGCAGGGTCTGGAGGCCATCGCACCCCTGCGCGGCACCCTCGACCTGGAGGCGCTGAGTGCCCGCTGGAGCTACGACGGTGAGCTGCCGAGGGGTCTGGGTGAGCTGGAGGCCCGCGGGGCTTATCCTGGTCAGTGGTTGGAGGGTCGCTGGTCGTTCTACGGCAAGACCCTCGAGCTGCGTTCGCAGGATCAGCAGCTCCTCGCCCAGGGTGAAGGCCTGAGAGCCCGGGTTTCCGCGGCGGGCCTCGCGGGCAGGCTTCAGGGCTTCAGCTACGGCGGGCTAACGCTGGATGGTCAGGTGGAAGGCCCCTGGAGCAAACTGACTTTCGACCTGGGTTGGAAGGCGCTGGGGCGTAGCGGGAGGGTGCGGGGAAGCTATGCGACAGGCCAGCTCGAGGCCGCCCTGCAGGGCGACCTGGCTGGGCAGGTAGCCTACGCCCGTAGCTGGAGCGGGGAACTCAGGCTGCGCGAAGGCATCCTCACCCTCAGCGGGGAAAAGCCCATTCCCACCGTACAGGCCAGGGCCCTGGGGCTCACGGCCAGCTTGGAGTACCCCCGCCTGCGCTTGAGCGCTGGCAGTGAGCCGGGCCTCGAGGTCGATCTGGCGACGCGCCAGGCCACCGGACGCCTGCGGCAGTGGGGGGTGAGCTTCGAGGGGCAGGGGCGGTCGGTGATCGCCAGCTATCCCCTGGGCGAGGGGCAGTTGCGCGCCGAGCTGGGCCTGGAGGACTTTGCCGTGGGGCTCACGGCTCCGGGGTTGGGAGAGGGGCAACTCGAGTACCGCCACAGCCGCCTGACCGGCCAGCTCGAGGCGGCGCTTTACGGATTGGAGCTGCGACTGGAGGGAAGGGGGGACAAAGTAGCCCTCAGCGGCCAGCACGCGTCTACCGAGTGGCTCCCCTGGCAGCAGGGGAGGCTGGAGGGCAGCGTGAGCCTGGGCGGGGAGTGGCAACTCGATTACCGCGCGGCCCAGGGTGAAGAGGTGCTCAGGGCGCGCGGCCAGGGGGCCGAAGGGCGTCTGGAGGCCGAAGGACGCTGGCTTCGCGGCAACCTGGCCTATGGCGGAGTGGACGCGGGCTGGAACGGCGGGCTAGACCTGGACTTGCCGTTGGAGCCCATCTCGGCGCGGCTGAAGCTCGAGCTGCAGGCTCGGCGAGAGCTGCAGGCTAAGGGGAGCGTGGTGGGCACTTCGGGGGAGATCGACCTCGAGGCCAGCCTGGCTCAGGAGGGCCTGGTGGCCCAGGCCACGCTGAAGGAGGTGCTGATCGAGGAGTTGCCCCTGCTCAGCGACCGGCTGCCCTTCCTGCGGGGCCGCATCACCGGGAAGGCCAGCTACCGGCCCAACCAACTCGAGGTGGTGCTGCAGAGCCAGGACCTCGAGGTGCGCAGCGAGGAAGACCCCCTTGACATCGACAGCCTCGAGCGCAAGATCCGCCAGGAGCGCCGGGGCCTGCCGCTCAAGCTCACCGCCCGCTACCAAGGTGGGGGGGTGGAGGGCGAGCTCGAGCTGGGTAACAGCCGGGCCAGCGTGCGGCGTGTGGGCGATGAACTCGACGTCCAGGTCAGGGCTGTGGCCTTCCCCTTGCACTGGCTGGTCTCGGCCTGGGCCGGGACCCTCGACGGCGAGGCGACCTGGACTGGCGAGGCCAACCTGCGCTACAACCTCAAGGATTTTTGGAAGAGCCGGGGCAGCCTGATCGGCCAGGCGCTGCACTTTAGCAGCAGCAAAGAATCCCTGCAAGGCCAAGCTGTCTTCCGCTTCGCCGGCGAGCGCCTCTATGTCGAGCGGCTCCAGCTCGATGGAGCCGGGAGCTGGAGGGGCCAGGGCTATTTGGGCCGCCGGGGCAGCGACTTCGAGCTGAGGCTGGAAAACACCACCTTCACCCCGGTGCTCCAGGTGATTCCCCAGCTGCGCCCCTACGTGCCCGAGGGCAGCGGCACGGTGCTGCTCAGCGTGCGCGACCAGGAGCTCAACCTAGACCTGGAGAACTTCAGGTTCAAGCTTGGGCCGGTTGCCGCCGAGACCCCTCGCGCCCGGCTACGCATTGGTGAAACCGCCCAGGCCGAAGGAAGACTCGAGCTCACCGCTCCCTACCCCGCCGAGGCCGATTTGTCGGGCTCGGGCAGCCTCTCCGGCTTCACCATCAATGCCAAGGGTCAGGCCAACTTCCCGCTGCTGCCGCCCAATCAGCCCTTCACCTTGACCTTTGGCTACCCCGGTTACACCATCAACGCTGAGCTGCCCAACCAGGGCGCGCGACTCTACCTCTCACTGTTCCCTCACTTGGCCGGGGCGCTGGTGGGCGAGCTTCCGGTTTCCTATCCCCGCTACTTCCTCAAGGGCGGTCAGGTCTACGCTGGGGTCAACATCCAGCAGGAACAGGGGATCTACAAGCTCAACGGCACCATCGAGGTGCTGCGGGCTGAGTTGGGCCTGCCGCCGGGTGAGACCGAGCTTTCCATCCCCGCCACGACCGACCAGGCCTCGAGCACCCCCACCACCCGCTCGCCGGTGGAATTCATCAACCTGCGGGTGATGGCCAGCCGGGGCGTGCTGATCCAGGAGCCCTTGCTCAACGGCGAGTTGGCGGGGGACGTGTACCTCAATGGCCCGATGAGCAACCCCTACCTCACCGGAAGCGTGGTGCCCTTGCAGGGCAACATCCGCCTGTGGGACCGCAACTTCACCATCTTGCATAGCTACCAGGATGCCACCAGTGAGGCGGTCTTCAGCCCCGACAAAGGCATCCTGCCCGACGTGACCCTGGTGGCCCAGACCAAAGTACCCACCGAGCGCGGCAACGTCGAGGTCACCGCGGTCTTGAAGAGCCACTTCGTGCGCGAGGATGGGCGCATCAAGGCCAGGCTCGAGCCTACCTTCAGCGCCACCCACCCCGAGGAAAACCGCCCGCTGACCTTGGCGGAAATTGCCGGCGTGCTGATCTTTGGTCGCATCGACGCCCAGACCGACGTGCAGAACCTGGCGACTTCGGCGGGGGTAGCCCTGACCAACTTCCTGGTCGGCCAGATCGAAGGCCAACTCGCCCAGGCGCTGGGCCTGGACCGGGTGGTGGTGACGGTGCGGGGGCTGGGCGATGGGGAGCGCTTTGAGGAGACCACCTTCACCTTCGGCAAATACATCACTCCCGAGCTCTACCTCCAGACCCAGGTCGATTTCCAGTTCCGGGTCAACTTCCTGGCCGAATACCAGCTCGACGGCCTGCGCATCCGCTTCGGCCTGGACAACCTGGGTTCGGCCTATCCCAACCTCAGCTTCGGCCTGGGCTACTTCTTCACCCCTAATTTCGGCCTCGACCTCTCGCTGCGCTCCGAGCAGCAGGGCGGCCAGACCGACAACCGCTTTGGCGTCGGCTTGCAGATCCGCTTCTGA
- a CDS encoding acylphosphatase, producing MTRIVALVSGDVQGVGYRAFAQRKAKELGLSGYAENLRDGRVEVVAEGPREELEQFLRFLRQGPRLARVEQVEVQWSEATGLRGFLTY from the coding sequence ATGACCCGCATTGTGGCCCTGGTCAGTGGAGACGTGCAGGGCGTGGGTTATCGAGCCTTCGCCCAGCGCAAAGCCAAAGAGCTCGGCCTAAGCGGTTACGCTGAAAACCTCCGCGATGGCCGGGTCGAAGTCGTAGCCGAAGGCCCCAGAGAAGAGCTCGAGCAATTCCTGCGCTTCCTGCGCCAAGGCCCCCGCCTCGCCAGGGTGGAGCAGGTGGAGGTGCAGTGGAGCGAAGCCACGGGGCTCAGGGGGTTTTTGACGTATTGA
- the hflX gene encoding GTPase HflX — translation MEQIFGRTNGLKPSEKKRLANLYRRKVPADRLLTAELAGTLAGLSGELEKPLSLLFDRSGHVIRVAVGDAKEVPIPERAYVETRLSGYRLVHTHLGGGGLSRPDLSTLFLHRLDVIAALEVEGGQPRALHLAQLSPPKAEQEDWQILPSRPYHEYLEWDLGGAVSALEEELSRQARVLDLQDGSGERAILVGVDRGEGTQAEVDLAELAELARTAGAIVAYKELVYRPVLDARYVVGRGKIEDLQSKAYHENAATLIFGLELSPAQARELEAATSLKVLDRTQLILDIFAQHARTPEAKVQVELAQLKYLLPRLVGRGKDLSRLGGGIGTRGPGETKLEVDRRRLQDRIAELTRKLREIAGRRQETRRQRERAGLPVVSVVGYTNAGKTTLMQALAKKGEPGENKLFATLRPLTRRGFLPKLGEVLYTDTVGFIRHMPDELLEAFRSTLEELRDADVLVHVLDASQEGALERYAVVEQILAELEVEVPRVLVLSKADRADGYDLEFLRERLGGLAVSALSGVGLPELKQALAEKLIAKGMRPAVWAQTGYLPDFMP, via the coding sequence GGCGTAAGGTTCCGGCGGATCGCCTCCTGACAGCAGAACTCGCGGGGACCTTGGCGGGGCTTTCGGGGGAGCTCGAGAAACCGCTCAGCCTGCTCTTCGACCGCAGTGGGCACGTGATCCGGGTGGCGGTGGGGGATGCCAAAGAGGTGCCCATCCCCGAGCGGGCCTACGTCGAGACCCGGCTCTCGGGGTATCGCCTTGTTCACACCCACCTGGGCGGCGGGGGTCTTTCGCGCCCCGATCTGTCCACCCTGTTCCTGCACCGCCTCGACGTGATCGCCGCGCTCGAGGTCGAGGGTGGCCAGCCCCGTGCACTGCACTTAGCCCAGCTCTCCCCGCCCAAGGCCGAGCAGGAGGACTGGCAGATCCTGCCCTCCAGGCCCTACCACGAATACCTCGAGTGGGACCTCGGGGGAGCGGTGAGCGCGTTGGAGGAAGAGCTTTCGCGCCAGGCGCGGGTGCTCGACCTGCAGGACGGCTCGGGGGAACGCGCGATTTTGGTGGGCGTGGACCGGGGCGAAGGCACCCAGGCCGAGGTCGATCTGGCCGAGCTGGCCGAACTGGCCCGCACCGCCGGGGCCATCGTAGCCTACAAGGAACTCGTCTACCGCCCGGTGCTCGATGCGCGCTACGTGGTGGGCCGCGGCAAGATCGAGGATCTGCAGAGCAAGGCCTACCACGAGAACGCCGCCACCCTGATCTTCGGCCTCGAGCTTTCCCCCGCCCAAGCCCGCGAGCTGGAGGCCGCTACAAGCCTCAAGGTGCTCGACCGCACCCAGCTCATCCTCGACATCTTCGCCCAGCACGCGCGCACTCCGGAGGCTAAGGTGCAGGTCGAACTGGCCCAGCTCAAGTACCTCTTGCCCCGCCTGGTGGGTCGGGGCAAGGATCTCTCGCGTCTGGGGGGTGGTATCGGCACCCGTGGGCCGGGCGAGACCAAGCTCGAGGTCGACCGCCGCCGCCTGCAAGACCGCATCGCCGAACTCACCCGCAAGCTGCGGGAGATCGCGGGCCGCCGCCAGGAGACCCGTCGTCAGCGTGAGCGGGCCGGTTTGCCCGTCGTCTCGGTGGTGGGCTACACCAACGCGGGCAAGACCACGCTGATGCAGGCCTTGGCCAAGAAGGGCGAGCCGGGCGAGAATAAGCTCTTCGCCACCCTGCGCCCCCTCACCCGCCGGGGCTTCTTGCCTAAGCTGGGCGAGGTGCTCTACACCGACACCGTGGGCTTCATCCGCCACATGCCCGATGAGCTGCTCGAGGCCTTCCGCTCGACGCTGGAGGAACTCCGCGACGCCGATGTGCTGGTGCACGTCCTGGACGCTTCGCAGGAGGGAGCCCTCGAGCGCTACGCGGTGGTCGAGCAAATCCTCGCCGAGCTCGAGGTGGAAGTGCCCAGGGTTCTGGTGCTCTCCAAGGCCGATCGGGCCGATGGGTATGACCTCGAGTTCCTGCGTGAGCGCCTGGGCGGGCTTGCGGTCTCGGCGCTGAGCGGGGTCGGTTTGCCCGAGCTCAAGCAGGCCCTTGCCGAGAAGCTCATCGCCAAGGGCATGCGCCCGGCGGTCTGGGCGCAAACGGGCTACCTGCCGGATTTCATGCCCTGA